In one Fusarium keratoplasticum isolate Fu6.1 chromosome 5, whole genome shotgun sequence genomic region, the following are encoded:
- a CDS encoding Helo-like-N domain-containing protein, which produces MDSVTGALAIIDLSIKSAKGIRDFLRNLNDAPQTVAQLAQDVEILSTFLERLSQCPLDISSPKTVASLRSHLDTCANTLSDFDALLKSLHPVSTSRADRLRMRFRAVRKDKDIEKAQDRIRAFGTQINLYLTLLQAEATARTSSINASTAETTESIIQQILAKMGRIQDPLDKKGTENANPTATGELAGNRRQDISGVAEPEAMEACSKLEESVSRLSRLVGNNGSTLDAEDAGQIINDLERLIQSARDKVWKDQSTLSLPQELPSLPNELRMIGGMIYSAPVIAINPNSIKQKRLREEIGIDCGVLTITTNKRKRLVHEKTSEGPLDKEQPHGDVVAGLSFRPTNHALTIHISVTQGQLFDHCVQSIPRISINPIIPRGSPVFDIVRQGRIHEFRVMLAEGKTNYATAWPEICQLLIEAGLDVDAIGCYNHRIERTPLIIAQQLDRNDILRLLLQHGADPLLDANENLSPLVEACAEADASALRFYTHYGAPFLSGAVNEVDEMGRTMLHRVCGSWPRGHCNCDALAALIDAGANIQARVTNNYMALMKGFTCLHTLVYFAWNPSTSDELENLVYLIQRGASVYTVDDNHRSVSMTAYIQNEFECEGEWTPVGGYRGDLWDAALVTCGYNLSEFRRFYPRAPRYDSRYKRSDFEKLWEGIEHLCPYWDDHRWPETGTHGGYSMDADDEGSGLPTGLKFGLKVASLDLSIRLIDEPSAKGAAQYSGSIEGDSKGFSNAFKETGGCKGIAT; this is translated from the exons ATGGACAGCGTCACCGGTGCGCTCGCCATCATTGATTTGAGCATCAAGTCGGCGAAAGGCATTCGAGACTTCCTACGAAACTTGAATGACGCGCCTCAGACTGTTGCCCAGCTCGCCCAAGATGTCGAGATACTATCCACGTTCCTCGAGCGGCTGTCACAATGTCCCTTGGACATTTCTTCGCCCAAGACCGTCGCATCGCTGAGATCACACCTGGATACCTGCGCAAATACGCTATCCGACTTCGATGCTCTTCTAAAGAGTCTACATCCCGTCTCAACGAGCCGAGCCGACCGATTACGTATGAGATTTCGCGCTGTGCGGAAGGACAAGGATATTGAGAAGGCCCAGGACCGAATTCGAGCCTTCGGGACCCAAATCAACTTATATCTCACGCTACTTCAGGCTGAAGCCACCGCCAGGACCTCTTCCATCAATGCGAGCACGGCTGAGACAACTGAAAGCATCATTCAAcagatcttggccaagatgggaaGAATCCAAGATCCCCTAGACAAAAAAGGCACAGAGAATGCCAACCCAACAGCGACAGGGGAGCTTGCCGGAAACAGGCGCCAAGATATCTCGGGCGTTGCCGAGCCGGAAGCCATGGAGGCGTGctccaagctggaggagagtGTCTCTCGCTTGTCTCGCCTGGTCGGCAACAACGGGTCGACGCTGGACGCGGAGGATGCGGGTCAGATCATTAATGACCTGGAGCGACTGATTCAGTCGGCAAGAGACAAAGTCTGGAAGGACCAGAGCACGCTATCGCTGCCTCAGGAACTACCAAGCCTTCCAAACGAACTGCGAATGATCGGGGGGATGATTTATAGCGCTCCAGTGATAGCCATCAACCCTAACA GCATCAAGCAGAAGCGGCTTAGAGAGGAGATAGGCATTGACTGTGGAGTTCTTACCATCACCACAAACAAGAGGAAACGACTTGTACACGAAAAGACCTCTGAGGGCCCCCTAGACAAGGAACAACCTCACGGGGATGTTGTGGCTGGCCTTTCGTTCCGGCCAACGAACCATGCGCTAACTATCCACATTTCCGTCACACAAGGCCAGCTCTTCGATCACTGCGTTCAGAGCATCCCAAGAATTTCTATCAACCCCATCATTCCCCGTGGCTCACCAGTTTTTGATATCGTGAGACAAGGCCGAATTCACGAGTTCCGGGTCATGCTTGCAGAGGGCAAGACTAAT taTGCCACAGCATGGCCCGAAATATGCCAACTTCTCATCGAGGCCGGGTTGGACGTCGATGCGATAGGCTGTTACAACCACCGTATCGAGAGAACTCCCTTGATAATAGCACAACAGTTAGATCGGAATGACATTCTGAGACTACTGCTGCAGCATGGGGCAGATCCACTTTTAGATGCAAACGAGAACCTCAGTCCATTGGTGGAAGCCTGCGCCGAAGCGGATGCT TCCGCTTTAAGATTTTATACGCATTATGGCGCTCCATTTCTCTCAGGTGCAGTTAACGAAGTCGACGAAATGGGACGAACGATGCTACATCGAGTGTGTGGCTCATGGCCACGGGGACATTGTAATTGCGATGCCCTGGCTGCTCTCATCGACGCTGGGGCGAACATTCAAGCCCGTGTGACCAACAACTACATGGCCTTAATGAAGGGCTTCACTTGCCTCCACACTCTCGTTTACTTTGCATGGAACCCTTCGACGAGTGACGAGCTGGAAAACTTGGTCTATTTGATCCAGCGAGGGGCTTCAGTCTACACAGTCGACGACAATCATCGATCGGTATCCATGACAGCATACATCCAAAACGAGTTTGAATGTGAGGGCGAATGGACCCCAGTTGGTGGATATAGGGGTGATCTATGGGATGCTGCCCTCGTAACCTGCGGATACAATCTATCGGAATTCCGCAGGTTTTACCCCAGGGCACCAAGATACGACTCAAGGTACAAGAGGTCCGATTTTGAAAAGCTCTGGGAGGGTATTGAACACCTCTGCCCTTACTGGGACGATCACAGATGGCCAGAGACTGGGACTCACGGGGGTTACTCTATGGAcgcagatgatgaaggcTCAG GTCTCCCCACTGGTCTCAAGTTCGGCCTCAAGGTGGCCTCACTGGACCTTTCTATCAGGTTGATTGATGAACCTTCCGCCAAGGGTGCGGCTCAGTATTCTGGTTCCATCGAGGGCGACAGCAAGGGCTTCTCTAATGCTTTCAAGGAGACGGGTGGATGCAAGGGCATTGCAACGTAG
- a CDS encoding DAO domain-containing protein, giving the protein MASNATDRAPVANPTSSFWNSEPKKLDDYRSTPELPAKADVVIIGSGLSGVATAYFLLKDNPNPPSVVLLEARKICSGATGRNGGHVKPDTFSDIPKFTKLFGKAATAELAAFEASHVYAVKDLVEKENLDCDFHVTRALDVFLDSAHADEVEATYKGLSRNTGVNLTDVAFTGREDAERVSGVKNAKCCISYTAAHLWPSKLVHQILEKLVKSGLNIQAHTPVTSVSSTRDSGGLWSVHTARGAIKAPKLVHATNAYTSQILPEYTRAITPVRGICSHLESPKGKKTPHLVNTYGIRFDKGNNDYLIPRADGSIIVGGARQAFWHNKHRWFDNVRDDELVNEAVPYFDNYMQRTFRGWENSDMKTNKVWTGILGYSSDFMPHVGQVPEKPGQFIMAGFTGYGMPKILLSSKGLAAMVRDGASFEETGLPRIFKTTKQRNEAKSSPLEESLAPFWAEKSKL; this is encoded by the exons ATGGCCTCCAACGCAACTGATCGTGCGCCAGTCGCGAATCCCACATCTTCCTTCTGGAATTCTGAacccaagaagctcgatgaCTATCGAAGCACACCCGAGCTGCCCGCCAAAGCCGACGTCGTGATTATTGGGTCTGGTCTTTCCGGTGTCGCTACTGCATACTTTCTCCTCAAGGACAATCCCAACCCTCCCTCGGTTGTGCTGCTAGAGGCGAGAAAGATATGCTCCGGTGCTACTGGGCGCAATGGCGGACATGTCAAGCCTGACACGTTCTCGGACATTCCCAAGTTCACAAAGCTCTTCGGCAAGGCAGCGACAGCAGAGCTGGCTGCGTTTGAGGCATCGCATGTCTACGCCGTCAAGGACCTTGTAGAGAAGGAAAACCTGGACTGTGATTTCCACGTTACGAGAGCTTTGGACGTCTTTCTTGATTCAGCGCATGccgacgaggttgaggcaACTTACAAGGGTCTCTCTCGGAACACGGGCGTCAATCTTACCGATGTCGCCTTCACTGGCCGAGAGGATGCTGAAAGA GTTTCGGGGGTCAAGAACGCCAAATGCTGCATATCGTACACGGCGGCTCATCTGTGGCCTTCCAAGCTGGTGCATCAAATACTTGAAAAGCTGGTTAAGAGTGGGCTCAACATCCAAGCCCACACGCCAGTTACGTCGGTGTCATCGACCCGAGACTCGGGTGGCCTTTGGTCAGTCCACACGGCCCGCGGAGCCATCAAAGCACCAAAGTTGGTTCACGCAACGAACGCATACACATCACAGATCCTCCCCGAGTATACGCGAGCCATCACCCCTGTTAGAGGTATCTGTAGTCATCTCGAGAGTCCCAAAGGCAAGAAAACACCTCACCTTGTCAACACGTACGGCATCAGATTCGACAAGGGGAACAATGACTATCTCATCCCCCGGGCGGATGGAAGCATCATTGTGGGCGGTGCGCGGCAGGCGTTCTGGCATAACAAGCACCGATGGTTCGACAATGTGCGTGATGACGAGCTGGTGAACGAAGCGGTCCCTTATTTCGATAACTACATGCAGCGAACCTTCCGCGGGTGGGAGAATAGCGATATGAAGACCAACAAGGTTTGGACTGGGA TCCTTGGCTACAGCTCAGACTTTATGCCTCACGTTGGCCAAGTCCCGGAAAAGCCTGGGCAGTTCATCATGGCAGGGTTTACAGGTTACGGTATGCCCAAGATCCTTCTTTCCAGCAAGGGCTTGGCCGCTATGGTGCGCGATGGTGCTAGCTTTGAGGAGACAGGTTTGCCTAGAATCTTCAAAACGACCAAGCAGAGAAACGAAGCCAAGTCAAGCCCGCTGGAAGAATCTCTGGCGCCTTTCTGGGCCGAGAAGTCGAAGTTGTGA
- a CDS encoding DAO domain-containing protein has translation MTEHKSVAIVGAGIFGLSLAVALSKRGHIVTLFDRYQYDESTYAPEHDPDVQAASVDHNKIFRASYGTKIHYQRLALESRRAWEAINETTHNESPSSPLFNACGMLRVQPTAQLGALERETLSNMERDGIRDTQFVKSSPEDLERARERGWDQKLLTFNIPDTSPQETFEAVLDSLAGFMQCSRACAYFYRRAVTLGVAFHFGPEKGAFDGLVEETAGESRKAIGLKTKDGIFHKSDITVIAAGSFSTQLLPELSYHIESSAGSVVTYKVSPTDTELWEKYSPEKFPVITWKCAPRDKQGKDTGSVYVFPRTPEGLIKIGYRGIKFTNFQPAPPECGFTQDGKWSVPLSPKESRLVPEPAREAIQRFVSIFLPEFEHQNFFSTKLCWYTDTLDNSFLMDYVPTYAENSVFVCTGGSGHGAKFLPVLGEHAADILEHGDESTSYMRPHWRWREDARRGNGLEEGPNGPRNVGRG, from the exons ATGACGGAACACAAGTCGGTCGCCATTGTTGGTG CGGGCATCTTtggcttgtccttggccgTGGCCCTGAGCAAAAGAG GACATATCGTGACTTTATTTGATAGATATCAATACGACGAGTCTACGTACGCACCCGAGCACGATCCCGACGTCCAAGCTGCCTCGGTCGATCACAACAAAATT TTCCGAGCTTCATATGGAACCAAGATCCATTACCAACGTCTTGCACTCGAGAGCCGTCGCGCGTGGGAAGCGATCAACGAGACCACACACAACGAGAGTCCATCTTCACCCCTCTTCAATGCATGTGGAATGCTTCGCGTTCAACCGACCGCCCAGCTCGGCGCCCTAGAACGCGAAACCTTAAGTAACATGGAGCGTGATGGAATCAGAGATACCCAGTTCGTCAAGAGTAGCCCTGAAGATTTGGAACGTGCTCGAGAGCGTGGTTGGGATCAAAAGCTCCTTACCTTCAACATCCCGGATACGTCGCCGCAGGAAACCTTTGAAGCAGTCTTGGACTCGCTTGCCGGTTTCATGCAATGTAGTCGAGCATGTGCCTACTTTTATCGAAGAGCCGTTACTCTGGGTGTCGCATTTCACTTTGGTCCAGAAAAGGGCGCCTTTGACGGTCTGGTCGAGGAGACTGCCGGCGAGTCTAGGAAGGCAATTGGACTGAAGACCAAGGACGGCATTTTCCATAAGAGTGACATTACAGTCATTGCGG CGGGCTCATTTTCGACGCAACTGTTGCCAGAACTGTCGTACCACATCGAATCTTCGGCCGGCAGCGTCGTCACGTACAAAGTATCCCCGACCGATACAGAGCTATGGGAGAAATACTCGCCCGAAAAGTTCCCTGTCATCACGTGGAAATGTGCCCCTCGCGATAAGCAAGGAAAAGACACTGGGAGCGTTTACGTGTTTCCTCGGACGCCTGAGGGCCTGATCAAGATTGGATACCGCGGTATCAAG TTCACCAATTTccagccagctcctccagagtGCGGCTTCACCCAGGATGGGAAATGGTCAGTTCCCTTGTCACCCAAAGAGTCTCGTCTTGTTCCAGAGCCTGCTAGAGAGGCCATTCAGAGGTTTGTATCCATTTTTCTGCCCGAGTTTGAACATCAAAACTTCTTCTCGACCAAACTCTGTTGGTACACGGACACTCTAGACAACTCCTTTCTG ATGGACTACGTCCCCACATATGCCGAAAACTCAGTCTTCGTCTGCACAGGTGGAAGTGGACATGGGGCCAAGTTCCTTCCTGTTCTTGGAGAGCATGCAGCCGACATTCTAGAGCATGGGGATGAAAGTACCTCGTACATGCGCCCCCATTGGCGATGGCGCGAAGACGCACGTAGGGGCAACGGGCTGGAGGAGGGTCCAAATGGGCCACGGAATGTTGGTAGAGGCTAG
- a CDS encoding Tyrosinase, whose product MAPTIPSPTPIIGIQNPGGKPSQRLPVDVFQRDHPIAFALYVQALAAWQANGNEKFDQDNANGTSYFQVVGVHGVPYVSWQQDPTAETVANIGYCTHRSVLFIPWHRPYLMLYEQIIHSYAEEIANKATGYAAEAYKKALQDVRLPYWDWASDPHLPAVVMSPTITLTVPGDSPNSQKKLNLDHNPLYSYKFTSKFAINTIQNEMGWEKTDAWAESKRCPDADGQSNQEIANVQVGTFHIFKSQTFQSLTAVKDFDQFTCQAWRPKEVPHAYNSVEGMHNNIHNYTGTNDTVLYDENTKRLGSMTDVQASSFDPVFWLHHVNCDRLTALWQALNPNCIINEWPSLNDRFVAKEGTNEGGASNLEPWHKSSAHTMEDYYVANDTKELSSTFLGGYYYPETPLEYFRDPEQMKKYTTRKIYELYAPPNLRPPPLREGKGFKGIQPPAEANPGETTRQWQVFLRVKNFALTGTWAIHVFLGQLPDATEDWFLSENRVGTVTMLSNRSKQHCANCVKQDASGILVTGTVSLNEALEKRGIDVEDKDAVIAYLKKELSWRAVKDTVNVPLTHDLSLTVGVSAQDVSIPHSPGQMPQWGESHVYPEITAGKDCGLSEGNRSKLHV is encoded by the exons ATGGCGCCTACTATCCCCTCCCCAACCCCCATCATTGGCATCCAAAACCCAGGCGGCAAGCCCAGCCAGCGTCTTCCCGTCGACGTCTTCCAGAGAGATCACCCCATTGCCTTTGCTCTGTATGTACAGGCTCTCGCTGCCTGGCAGGCCAACGGCAATGAGAAGTTTGACCAGGACAATGCCAATGGCACGAGCTATTTCCAAGTCGTCG GTGTACACGGCGTCCCCTATGTCTCATGGCAGCAGGACCCTACCGCCGAGACTGTAGCAAACATCGGGTACTGCACCCACCGAAGTGTCCTGTTCATCCCATGGCACCGACCATACCTGATGCTCTACGAG CAAATCATCCACTCGTATGCCGAGGAGATCGCAAACAAGGCGACTGGATATGCTGCCGAGGCGTACAAGAAGGCCCTCCAAGATGTTCGGCTACC GTACTGGGACTGGGCCAGCGATCCTCACCTCCCCGCCGTCGTCATGTCCCCAACCATTACCCTCACCGTCCCCGGCGACTCTCCCAACTCCCAAAAGAAGCTCAATCTCGACCACAACCCCCTGTACTCGTATAAATTCACATCCAAGTTCGCCATCAATACAATCCAGAACGAGATGGGCTGGGAGAAGACTGACGCTTGGGCCGAGTCTAAGCGCTGTCCCGACGCCGATGGTCAGAGCAACCAGGAGATCGCCAACGTCCAAGTTGGAACCTTCCATATCTTCAAGAGTCAGACGTTCCAGTCTCTCACTGCTGTCAAGGACTTTGATCAGTTCACTTGTCAGGCTTGGAGGCCCAAGGAAGTGCCACATGCATACAACTCCGTTGAGGGTATGCACAACAACATCCACAACTACACCGGTACCAACGACACGGTCTTGTATGATGAAAACACCAAGCGTCTTGGAAGCATGACGGACGTCCAAGCCAGCTCTTTCGATCCTGTCTTCTGGCTGCATCACGTCAACTGTGATCGCCTCACTGCTCTCTGGCAGGCCCTGAACCCCAACTGCATCATCAACGAGTGGCCATCTTTGAACGACCGCTTCGTCGCCAAGGAGGGAACCAACGAAGGCGGGGCTTCCAACCTCGAGCCTTGGCATAAATCTTCTGCGCACACCATGGAAGACTACTATGTTGCCAATGACACCAAAGAACTCTCGAGTACTTTCCTCGGTGGTTACTACTACCCTGAAACTCCTCTTGAGTACTTCCGGGATCCGgagcagatgaagaagtaCACCACGAGGAAGATTTATGAGCTGTATGCACCACCCAACCtgcgccctcctcctcttcgtgAGGGTAAGGGATTCAAGGGAATCCAGCCTCCCGCGGAAGCCAACCCCGGAGAAACCACCCGTCAGTGGCAAGTCTTCCTGCGCGTCAAGAACTTTGCCCTCACAGGCACCTGGGCCATTCACGTCTTCCTGGGCCAACTGCCCGATGCGACCGAGGATTGGTTCCTCTCCGAGAACCGTGTCGGAACCGTCACCATGCTGTCCAACCGCTCGAAGCAGCACTGCGCTAATTGCGTGAAGCAAGATGCGAGCGGTATTCTTGTCACAGGCACTGTGTCGCTGAATGAGGCATTGGAGAAACGAGGTATCGATGTtgaggacaaggacgccgTGATTGCATActtgaagaaggagttgTCGTGGAGAGCTGTCAAG GACACCGTTAACGTGCCACTGACCCATGATCTGTCGCTCACCGTGGGAGTCTCGGCTCAGGATGTCTCGATCCCTCATTCACCTGGTCAGATGCCCCAGTGGGGAGAATCTCACGTCTACCCTGAGATTACGGCGGGCAAGGATTGCGGTTTGAGCGAAGGTAACCGGTCCAAGCTTCATGTTTAA